The Phoenix dactylifera cultivar Barhee BC4 unplaced genomic scaffold, palm_55x_up_171113_PBpolish2nd_filt_p 001982F, whole genome shotgun sequence genome has a segment encoding these proteins:
- the LOC103702081 gene encoding uncharacterized protein LOC103702081: MLSNGNEYTKEILRELELGTNSDATELIESIRVSIPSVNQTELSYPKNHKRRFLDFLRADLSRDWFKKLGFSSPLTILQRTVDEREEISLSVSSPVGTQQHFHINFIRKINWASLVDICKEWIKHPMNAALLIWLVCVAISASMLGLLLLGLLDKAFPTKSSRNHWIEINNQVLNALFTLMSLYQHPNLFHHFVLLCRWRSEDIIRLRKTYCKSGAYRPHEWAHMMVVLVLLHITCFSQYALCGLYWGYTRTRRPEFAENFFVVLGTATTIIAGAYTVYSPLGREYNSDSDEESPRRNSSADVKHYNMVGLALNDRRVVVSEPEWAGGLFDCGDDITVSCLSLFCTFCVFGWNMERLGFGNMYVHIVTFLLLCAAPFWIFNISALKIHDQVIGDMVGTAGIVLCAFGLVYGGFWRIQMRKRFKLPGNTPCLGSPSLPDYAQWMFCWACSLAQEVRTGNLYDVEDGSLYRKQLEGDEESSPFLTPLPREGGLSTKFGTDGASQFPISYPAKLPNSTGVGEEHGIQIDQLHVMQVESSILASDDALRPPVRPLIPSLKKVGDGNSAAPPHFPHLQARDDSSASIQNG; encoded by the coding sequence ATGTTATCAAATGGCAACGAGTACACCAAAGAAATCCTCAGAGAACTCGAGTTGGGCACGAATTCAGATGCCACCGAACTCATTGAAAGCATTCGTGTTTCCATTCCATCAGTTAATCAAACGGAATTATCATATCCGAAAAATCACAAGAGACGATTTCTCGATTTCTTGAGGGCTGATCTCTCAAGAGACTGGTTTAAGAAACTAGGATTCTCTTCCCCATTAACCATCCTCCAGCGAACTGTggatgaaagagaggagatttcGCTTTCAGTTTCTTCTCCTGTTGGCACGCAACAGCATTTCCATATCAACTTTATCAGGAAAATCAACTGGGCTTCTCTTGTGGATATCTGCAAGGAATGGATAAAGCATCCCATGAATGCTGCTCttcttatttggttagtatgTGTTGCCATCTCTGCCTCTATGCTGGGCCTACTCCTGCTTGGACTGCTAGATAAAGCATTCCCCACAAAATCCTCGAGAAATCATTGGATTGAGATCAACAACCAAGTTCTCAATGCTCTCTTCACGCTCATGAGTCTATATCAACATCCAAATCTGTTCCACCACTTTGTTCTTCTATGCAGATGGAGATCAGAAGACATCATAAGACTTAGAAAAACATATTGCAAGAGTGGAGCTTACCGACCTCACGAGTGGGCTCATATGATGGTGGTTCTTGTGCTCCTCCACATCACCTGTTTCTCTCAGTATGCCTTGTGTGGACTCTACTGGGGATATACAAGGACACGACGACCAGAATTTGCTGAAAATTTCTTTGTTGTTCTCGGCACTGCGACAACCATCATTGCCGGTGCCTACACTGTATACAGTCCTCTTGGCAGGGAGTACAATTCTGACTCGGATGAAGAATCACCACGTCGAAATTCTAGTGCTGATGTTAAGCACTATAATATGGTCGGCTTGGCGTTGAACGATCGAAGAGTTGTAGTGAGCGAACCAGAGTGGGCAGGGGGGCTATTTGATTGTGGGGATGATATTACTGTGAGCTGCCTTTCCTTATTCTGTACTTTCTGCGTCTTTGGTTGGAACATGGAAAGGCTTGGATTTGGGAACATGTATGTCCATATTGTCACCTTCCTTCTCCTGTGTGCTGCTCCATTCTGGATTTTCAACATTTCAGCGCTGAAAATTCATGACCAAGTTATTGGTGATATGGTGGGGACTGCAGGGATAGTTCTCTGCGCCTTTGGTTTGGTTTATGGTGGTTTCTGGAGGATCCAGATgaggaaaagattcaaacttccTGGGAATACTCCATGTCTCGGCTCCCCCTCGCTGCCCGATTACGCCCAGTGGATGTTTTGCTGGGCTTGTTCTCTAGCTCAGGAAGTGCGCACAGGAAATTTATATGATGTGGAAGATGGCAGCCTCTACAGAAAGCAATTGGAAGGTGATGAAGAGAGCAGTCCTTTTCTAACTCCTCTACCTCGTGAGGGGGGATTAAGTACAAAGTTTGGAACAGATGGTGCCTCTCAGTTTCCAATCTCCTACCCTGCTAAGTTGCCAAATTCGACGGGGGTGGGAGAGGAGCATGGCATTCAAATTGATCAGCTGCATGTGATGCAGGTGGAGTCTTCCATATTAGCTTCTGATGATGCATTGAGACCACCTGTTCGACCATTAATACCGTCATTGAAGAAAGTTGGTGATGGTAATTCAGCTGCACCACCACATTTTCCCCATTTACAGGCACGGGATGATTCATCAGCTTCCATTCAGAATGGCTGA